The Elaeis guineensis isolate ETL-2024a chromosome 14, EG11, whole genome shotgun sequence genome has a segment encoding these proteins:
- the LOC105057419 gene encoding LOW QUALITY PROTEIN: UDP-glycosyltransferase 91C1 (The sequence of the model RefSeq protein was modified relative to this genomic sequence to represent the inferred CDS: inserted 2 bases in 1 codon) — protein sequence MGGCLPVGLTMLVVSGGRAQPSPLTLPRRPAIITACDPQNSSRSPKTPIGMVEERLHIAMLPWLAFGHMIPFLHLAVALATAGLRVSFLSTPRNIQRLPKIPPHLTSLITFIQLPLPRVDGLPDQAEATVDLPTDEVPLLKIAYDSSRTPXKKFLAEESPDYVIHDFLQYWAAAAARDMGVQSIFFSVYSATTLAFFGPPEALTEDGRRKLRPTPESLTSPPDWLPSGSTVAFRRREAEVFYSAAFTMNSSGITDIDRFRLVVESCTAVAIRTCPEYEGDYLEIVRRLYRKPVIPVGLILPSPPAAGGEEGDDRWARVFRWLDSQTPKSVVFVSFGSEYKMERRELHELAHGLELANVPFLWVLRRPSWCNGSDEEALPAGFIDRTKSRGTLCFGWAPQLEILAHPSVGGSLFHSGWGSIIETLRHGHTLVVLPCMVDQSLNARLLVEKGIAVEVERQDDGSFTRDGIVKALDVAMVSGQGEELRTKTREMATLFADQELDDKYVREFVDYLLKAVDAN from the exons ATGGGTGGGTGTTTGCCCGTTGGCTTGACCATGCTCGTCGTATCCGGCGGCAGGGCCCAGCCATCACCATTAACTTTGCCAAGG CGCCCCGCCATCATTACGGCGTGCGACCCGCAAAACTCTTCTCGGAGCCCGAAGACACCAATAGGGATGGTAGAAGAGCGCCTCCACATAGCCATGCTCCCATGGCTGGCCTTCGGCCACATGATCCCTTTCCTCCACCTCGCCGTCGCTTTGGCTACCGCCGGCCTCCGCGTCTCCTTCCTCTCCACCCCTCGAAACATCCAACGCCTTCCCAAAATACCCCCCCACCTAACCTCGCTCATCACCTTCATCCAGCTCCCCTTGCCCCGCGTCGACGGCCTCCCCGACCAAGCCGAGGCCACCGTCGACCTCCCCACCGACGAGGTCCCGCTCCTGAAGATCGCGTACGACTCCTCCAGAACTCC TAAGAAATTCCTCGCCGAGGAATCGCCCGACTACGTCATCCACGACTTCCTCCAGTACTGGGCCGCCGCCGCCGCGCGAGACATGGGCGTGCAGAGCATCTTCTTCTCCGTCTACTCGGCCaccaccctcgccttcttcggCCCGCCGGAGGCGTTGACGGAGGACGGCCGGAGGAAGCTCCGTCCGACTCCGGAGAGCCTGACGTCGCCGCCCGACTGGCTCCCCTCCGGCTCGACTGTGGCGTTCCGCCGCCGGGAGGCGGAGGTGTTCTACTCGGCCGCCTTCACCATGAATTCTTCGGGAATCACCGATATCGACCGGTTCCGTTTGGTCGTTGAGTCATGCACCGCCGTCGCCATCCGGACCTGCCCCGAGTATGAGGGCGATTATCTGGAAATTGTCCGAAGGCTATACCGGAAGCCAGTGATCCCCGTCGGCCTGATCTTACCGTCCCCACCGGCGGCCGGCGGCGAAGAGGGGGACGATAGGTGGGCCCGGGTATTCAGGTGGCTCGACTCCCAGACCCCGAAGTCGGTAGTGTTCGTCAGCTTTGGAAGCGAGTACAAGATGGAGAGACGTGAACTCCATGAGCTGGCCCATGGCCTCGAGCTCGCCAACGTGCCTTTCTTGTGGGTCCTACGGAGGCCTTCTTGGTGCAATGGCAGTGATGAAGAGGCGCTTCCAGCAGGGTTCATAGACCGGACGAAGAGCCGTGGGACTCTGTGCTTTGGTTGGGCTCCTCAGCTTGAGATCTTGGCCCATCCTTCCGTAGGAGGATCTCTGTTTCACTCTGGATGGGGATCTATTATAGAGACTCTTCGCCATGGGCATACATTGGTTGTCCTGCCGTGTATGGTTGATCAGAGTCTTAACGCCAGGTTGTTAGTGGAGAAGGGCATTGCAGTCGAGGTGGAGCGACAGGATGATGGTTCCTTCACTAGGGATGGGATCGTGAAGGCTTTGGATGTGGCGATGGTTTCTGGCCAAGGGGAGGAGTTGAGAACAAAGACGAGAGAGATGGCAACTCTATTTGCTGATCAAGAGCTTGATGACAAGTATGTAAGGGAATTTGTTGACTACCTCCTTAAGGCAGTTGACGCCAACTAG